CCATAGCCATAAAAGCATCTCCATTGGTACCAGCTTTACAACCAAGAATATGCAAGTCTCTAAACCGGCCACCTATATCAGTTAACCAGAAATTCCTATCCTTGCTACCCATTCTGTAACAGATCCCCAACAAAAAAACAATAATTATTACAGTAGTGAAACAAATTTTACAGTAATGATTCCAAAAATTATTACCAAAAATAGAAATGTTTACAGTAATCATACTAATGTTTACACTAATTTCATTTTCCCTAAATCAAATTACAACACAATTTTCATTTGTATTGGCTAcacaaacaaaccctaatttgtactTTCTGAAATCTACCCACTAGGTTTGCATATCCACAATTTATCAACAACCCTTTCACCCTGCAGCCATCACCAACTCGGTTTAAATCTCAAATCgtcacaaaccctaacttcagattATAACAACATCATCTCAAAACAATTTCATAATCACATTCCCTGAAtcgaaaaatcaaaaatcataatcaCATATCCTAAATCGCAAACCAATTTCACAAACCCTAACCCCAAATTGTAAAGCATATACCAAATCAAACAGATCAAATGTAGAAAGATACTCATCACATGGTTAATCACAAAACCTAAAACGTCAAATTTCTGAACAAAAAATTTACCTGTTCGTCACCGGGAAGAGAAAACCTGCCTCTTATCTACTCCGTCTCATTTATCTTATCGATCTGCAGTTCCCTTTGTCCTTCCGGTCTATCAATCTCTCAATCTCTCGATCTCTCGATCTCTCTCGCCTGTAACCTATCGCTCTCTGAACTATCTGGGAAAATTTTCGATTCCTTTCTGTGGCTGAAAATCGACACAGATGAAGATAATACCTATAGAACACGTACGAAACACACGTTTGCTACAGATGTCAGTCCTTGACCACGTGTCCTTGAAATATATGCCCACGTGTTAAGAGAACCATATCAGTACGTGTCGGGTATTTTTTCTTGCGAAGGgcaaaaatgaaaaatcacactatAGTTGACTGGTCAAAGGTAGTGAAAATGCCCCAATTTTGACCAAAATTTGAAAACTAACTGAATGAGGCATTTTGATTTCTTAcctaacgtccggggcattttcaaaCCTGGGGGGTCGATTTTGCGGCATTTTATCCTTTAACCCTTGATTTTGAGATCCTCTAAATAATTGGGCATTGAAACATAACTCCGTCTCATATCACTAAGGAAATGAAACTTATTATCAGAATATACAACCATTTTATATTCTGATATGATTGGGTCATAAGCCAAAGAAACATTACACCCGAAGCTTTTGTCACTTGCACCCATATACAACCAGCCATCAGTAGCCAAGTTATAGACAAAATATTAATAAATATCAACACTAACATGGTGGAACGATATAAGCAACATACCATCCAAAGAGTGCTCAATTTTAATATACCCAGAACCACCTAAATTTTTATGTTCTAGTAGGTAAAAGGGAATTAGCATTTCTCTTTTCtatcaaaatcaaagaaaaccaaATTATATGCCGTTGTTTTCATGTGGTTCTCAATATACCATCTTTCTTGAAGGGTGATGAAACCTCTTGGAGTACTGGTCTTAGTTGTATATTGTGAAGACAACGATATGAACAAAGAATCATTGGATAAATTAGACCATAGTACGCACCTAAACCGACACAAATCTTTACCTGGAATCCTCGTGAGTATATTGTAGATAATGATATCATTATAGAGATGAACATTATAGCAGCAATTATCATCCTTGGTTCTCGTTGGAGAATCGTTCCTCCCATTCAAAACCATCGGCATACTCATATCATTCTATCAAGAAAAGAATAAAATACCCCGTGAAGCAGAAAAGTAGGGCAATTCTCTAAACATGGTTTATAAACTTTATATGGGAGAAGCGCATATGCAGTTTTCTTTTGGGACTTTTCATCTAGGATCTACTAATAACCTAGATATACACCGTAAGGGGTGAGCTGCTGGTAGGATCCATTGGATTTGGCCTCATCCGCATCTCGTCCAATATATGGGGGATTTTAAGTTTAGTAATGTCTCTGCTTCCAATCTAATGTTCATTACAACTTTAAATATAACATGAATGGAGGATTGTATGGATGATACAGAAAGGCCACTCCAAAAGCTTTTACAACCATTATGTAAAGGAGAATAACATCAAGACAAACACCCACTTATGGAGAAAATTTGAACCTTAAAAATTTGACCTACTCTTAGCAATAAAAATACCCACAAATGCACGGTATGCACCTATAAGTTAATTAGCCACAATCAACTAACTTAAATTTGTGAATCTTGCACTTTGACATATTGATGCGAGCTTCAATCACCAATATGCATTTACTTGGCAATAGAAAAGAACCGCCCATTGATAATTTTACATGTGTGTCATCGTAATAATCTTTTTCCGACTGGAATCTGTCAAGAGGCACCTAAAAAGCTTCAGAAACTCATAATTTGATCAGCTACACCAAAAACACTGGAGAGAAACTCATAATAGGTTTAGTGTAGAGTGCAATGCCAGAAACTAATATCATTAGCTTGTAAATTAGCAAAATGTCATGGTTTTCTATAAATTTGATCTTACTGAAACGTACTTGTATATGATATATAGTTATTTAAATAACATATTCCCAGTTGGCTTCTGATTTTTGATCTTGTCAAGTTTTAGGCGGATGGCCTAGATACTGTCAAAGCAACTTAGCTATTACCATGAAATCTATCACTATAATGTGGCTCCTAAAGCTATCGAGGATGAATCTCTAGAGCTAACCTACCTTGTGCTATCTTAAAGTACTTTTAAAGGATCGAGTGGATAAGCAAATATAACAGTCAGTCCCAGTTTACCAAATGCACGAATAAGTATTGCCACACGGTCAATGTGACAATAAAATGCGAATGGTCCAGAAAACCCAATCCTAATTCAGGTCTCGCTCATCATTACCAATACTATGTTACtgaaacacaaacaccaaaaaggTCAGACATAAGAGAGCTATTCTACATCACAACCATCATCATCGGTGTAGTCAACACCAAAGGAACCCATAAGCCGCTTAATATATGTGGAAGAAGCAAACTCAATACGCCAATCCAATAGATCAGAACTACGAAAATTTTGAACGCCAGTACACCCAAGAAAAAATTAGACTACACAATAAAAGCAATTGACCCGAAACAAAAACCAAGCCTGAAGCTGTTTAAGGACTAACAATAGCCAACCCTATAGCAACCATAGCCTGGTTTAAGTTTGCCTCATGTAATGATTACCTGAAACAAATATTTACCAGCACCTGTATGGCCCTGCATGCGGATACATTGAAGTAATGAAATGGGCATTACTGTCTAACTGTAACAAATAAATTTTCACCGAAAAATCCAAACATGATCATTACCATgataaaaaaataagaaacaatCACCGTTCACGCTACACTCCATTAAATCAGGTCCGTTTTTTCGTTTTTCTAACTAGGTAAATAaattttcataaatattttgaGTTTAGGTATTCAAGCCATCACAGAACCCAAGCCATCACAAAATGAAAGGCTAAGAACAAAATGTCAAAGTAATAATAAAATTGAAGACGGAAACTTGATATCCGTAAAAAAGAACTGGACGGATATATACATCTTGGATTCTTGGATACTTTACGAAAACTGAACTTCTGGTTTCGGCAAACCAAGCCTTGACTACCTAGTGCAACACATCTGCAGCACCTTGTAACCAAGGATTGACTTTGCACTGCATTCCAGAGAAATTCCAAATTATACTTATAGTACTTGCTCTTGTCTAAAATCGCCAAACCCAAGGGGAACACCCTCCCATAATGGTTGCATTTACGTGATGAGAAATTTGCAACCACCTAACATTGCAACTCttctaaaaaaaatcttcttgaaAAGGATTGGGACTAAGCACAGATAATTGATCTTAAAATTACTGCAGTCATATAGAGTAGAAGATCCTACACCAAATAAACgaagaaaataataatcaaaCTAAGAAATCTGTAGACTATGAAAAAAACTGGCCTAATATCCACTCCGAACTGTTGTCCTGGCTTGTTATCGAACTAGCTAAGAGGGAAAAAAACACTCTACTCACTATCAGAACCAACAATTGATGCTGGCACATCACCTTTATATGCAGCCATGGCTTTCTGGTAACGTTCCCGATCAGCCGCAGCCATTGCTTCATACGGTTCTTTCTCCTCAGCCGTCATTTTCTTCCAATGCTCTCCAAGTGTTCTTGCGATATCAGTAAATGATATCCCAGGGTTACTTTTCTTTATGTTTTCTCTCTCAGCATTCGAGAAAAACATGAAACTGGACGTAGCCTTCTTTGGTGCATTTGGATCCCtttttttctttgctttcttctTTCTCCCACCATCTTCAACTCCATCTTTTGTAGATTTCCTCTTATTTGCTGACGCTGGCTTGGAAGTCGAAGCTTGTTTTCTGGATTCCTTCTTTGCAGGCTTCGCTTTCACTTCTGCACTTAAACTTGCATCAGAGTCCTCCCCTCCAGAATGATCAGTAGGAGGCCTCTTACTTGAGGCTGGTTTGGAAGTCGAAGCTTCTTTTCTGGATTCTTTCTTTGCAGGCTTCTGTTTCACATCTCCACTTAAACTTGCATCAGATTCCTCTCCTCCAGAATCATCAGTTGGAGAGCCTCCATCACTCTCTCTATCGATTTTGaaatcatcatcagtttcatcgtCACTCTCATCAATTTCATTCTTAAACCGCTCAGCATCTTTCATAGCTCGGCTATTCCCCTGTTTCATGATTTTCAAACCCTTGCTAGTAATGTACTCAGAGAGGTTATGATATTCATTCCTTTGAATGTTGCAAAAGAGATGCTCCTGCTCGTTTTTCAATTTGACAAGAAGATCAAAATATTGCATACTTGTGCCTGCAGCAGCATGCATCTCAAACTCCACAAATTCAATCTCGTCGTGGAGAATGAGGGTAGGAGGTTTAGGTAAAAAGAAGAAACCCTTTTCAAGAGGATACAACACACCATCTTCAGCTTTCAAGGATGACTTGACAGCATATCCATCTTGACAACTGCGGAAACTCCCCGGCCTAGTAATTTTGATGCTGCCGCCAGATAAACCACGTAAAATTTTAGTGAAAACTTCATGAATGAGACCCTTATACGATGGTTCCAACTTGCCCTGGTACTTAGTCTTCAAAGCATCCTCGCCCAGTGACAATGTACTTTCAACCACAGATTCTGTTTCCAACTGCAACACAACATGCGGATACAAGGTTTGCCCTTTTCGGATCGGTGTGTCAAgcgtaacaacaacaaaagtatGTGGTTGATTGGACTTGGGTAGAAGAAACAAACGCCAAATACTGCTATACTGAATCTTAAAATCGTTGGCCTGTGCCTGGAGCCGTAAAAACGAAGCATGCAGTTCAACATTGTACCGACCCCTAGGAGTAAGAATAGAAATCCCCTCAAACGTGACAACAGGTTCTTCGCCAGGTCCAAGATCCCCCATTGACATGATTCTGTCACGGAAAACTTGCGCTGGAGGACGATTTTCATCACCAACATATTGCACATTGGAATCGGGTATATGAAAACTCATGTCAACCAGTGAATCTTTCTCATTAGCAACAACATTATCATCCTCATGAAATTGCAACATAACATCATTCTTTCCTTGCATCTGGATCAGCGAAACATCTGCTAATGAAACTTCAAACCCTTGCTTCGAACCTACTTTGAAAGTTAGCATACTCCCATCTAACTCGATATCTCCCCAATTCTTTCCGCTGACAGAAAGCTGCTTCTCCACCGGAGTTAATCCAATACTGGTTTGAATATATGTGGTTAAGTTACTTACATCCTGATCCCGGAAACCTGTGAACTTGTAGAACGCACCATCCTTTGATCGAATACCTAGCTGATATGTTCTAGGTATTTTCATCCATGTCAGACCTACAATGTCAGATTTgtggaattcaatcaatttacCTCCACCTTGCTTCTTCCATGCAATACCTCCTGGATTAACCCTAAGTTGCCCAGATTTCGTGCCGCCGCGACCACCAAGAAgaatgttattgtattctttccCATCCGTCATGGCTGCGGAAAACTATATCAATATCGGTGTTTCTGATCTCTCTCTCTGAtgaaacaaaaaatcaaataatGTGTGAATTGATGAATTACGAGCTTGGGAGATTATATATAGTGAATCGAACTATTAATTATTCTGCAAGAAtactttcaccaaaaaaaaaaaaactaaaccctaCATCGAACATAGAGAAAAGTTATGCCTCAAAAGAAGAAAACCCTAGGAGCCGATTGGCATGAATAACAAGGATGGGTCTTACGCTAACTGAACTCTTTTTCTAAAAATAGAATACCAGTTTATAGAAATTCATTACACGCCACGGTTTGTTAAGAGTTACACTTTGTTTTGTACGTTTGGATCTCACACTGCGATCTAATCTGACTCGGTCCAAAGTCCAATGACGGATGAGTTGTTTTttcgtattttttttttaaagtcagTCGTGTTCATTATTTGAGTCAGGTCAGATTCAAAGACTATCTAATGCTGTAATTTTTATTCAGGTCGCTAAACGAGTTCATTATGGGCTCTGGTTGTTGGCGGTTCAACAATTCTTGTTTAGGCAGTTCATACCATTCATTCatattgttttgattttgatctaAGGTAAAATTATATGGTAGGCTTTTCAATTTTGTTGCATGTGCCACGCAACACAAACTTAGGTTGTTGAGTTAAATGTAAAACTCACGGTGTTGGCTTGTGTTAGGACCCAGTCTCCTTCTAATACTATGGAATTGCATCTAACTATTGAAGCATGTCAAATGTCTCTCTAATTTCTTGATAGCTATGTGGATTTTCCATTGGTGAGGGTGTATAACTGCATGCTGCACGCAATCTTTTTATGAAATACATGCATCGCTACTACTACTACACCAATGTAATGTATATTGCAATCTTCTTATGAAATACATGCATCCTTGCATAGTGTTGCTATAAAACTAGATTATTTTTGTGCAAGTTTGTGTGCGCTTCACATTTGTTGTGTAATTTTCAGCCAAGCAAAGCTTTTTCCGTTATGTTAAAAATCAATAAAACTTGAGATGTATTAGacaataatttttcttcattataCGTCTACCATggaaattgaagcaaagataatgtTAATTTATGGCCTGCTCAGCTCTTTGACGCCACAATTGTGCAGCATATGCTAGAAAAAATTTAACAACTTAGCATACCTCAGGTATAATACCTGATTTACTTGTTGACAAGAAAGACCATTAACACAAGCTCTCACTGGGAAAGTGAGTGACACAGCAATGCTGTTACTACTACACACAGTATCCCAGTTACTACTAAACAAATCCAAAGGGATAAATACCACGGATGTTGAAGCCCAATTGAACACGGTAATTTTCACGGCGATGATGGGCACAGCATAACTGTGCTTTTCTTGGAAATTTCTCTCTTGGAAAAAAGTCCACCAAAGTGCAAACGGGGAGAAACTCCATCATTTACAGGCTGAAGATTTTCTGTGAATGTATAAAACTTGAACAGACGGGGACACAATGGATCGCCATCAGGAGACACTAAGGAGATTCCGTCTATTTCAACCTTGTTACTgctatatttcttcttcttccaattgTAATAATAAATGAGAAATCATTTTCGCATGCTGCAGATCTTACGATGAAATAGTCTGTCCCTGGAATGGGGAGAATAGAGCCTAACTTATACGGCTTCCATTCAATTGGCGGCACTAAGAATGCCTCCTCCACCCGATGGGAATTACTGCTCCGAGTAGCTCCTTTCGTCTTCTTATCTTGATTGTCGTTGTTTTCATGTAGTAGATACATCTTCATAGAATTCGAGTATTTCCCACTGCTCGTAGCTGACAGCGCTAAATGGCCATCGACTTCCATTAAACGAGTACAATAAAATCTACATATATCGGTAATGCTATTAGGAATAGATATTTCTCTGAATTTTTCAGTTCCACAATTAAACTCGATTATTGATACTCCTTCGTCCGTGTATGGCTTTCCACGATACCAGTATATGGAACCATTCACATATACAGACTTACCAAGCAAGTCTGGCGACACCAATGGTGCCTGCGCATCATCAACCACTCTAAATGAATTATTCTGTTGCTCTCCGCAAATGGTCAAGACTTCACAAATCGTTTCCTCACTTGTGCGATTTCCATACTTATCCTGTTTACGAACTAACCCTATGGTGGCGGGATTATATCCAAAATAAGACCATCTACAACTAGTGATATATGCACATCTGCAAAACCTAAGAGATTTGATCTTCGTGTCTCCATTGGCTTTTCATCTTCGTGTTGTTGTTTGATGAGGGATTTGATCCAAGGTGTTCATTCTCTAGTGATGGGGTTATATATGAGAACACTGCGCATGTCTTTGTTGGCGAAACAAACTAAACCGTTAACAAACTCGAGCATGTGTGTAAATGGATCCCCTTCTAATAGAGGCATCGGCCTCTGAAAGGTTTCTCCTCCTACCTCCAGTCCATTCTCAGACGGCAATGATAGCTTGGCTGACAAAAAGCACGATCTATTGTCTTCGTACTCACAAGTTTTGTGAAGAATAAATAATGTACTACTTGTTATTGACCGGGTGAAGTGTAAGTCGATGAAACGTCGATCTTTCTCGATTAAGAGTTGCCAACTTTTGCATACACACTTGAACCTCACGAGTGATTTAATTGGAAGTCTGCTTTATATCTCACAAACTATTAGATCATCGCTTAATAGAAGATGACTGGTACTACTATTGTTATCGTTATCCTTCATCATCTTTATTCTTCCTAAAATTCCCACCAAGATCTTAAAGTTGCTAATGAATTGCATCCGTTTATTTATtgtaattctcaaaaaaaaagaaaaagaaaaggtacCTGCTGATTTCTGGATGGTTTCGGGAGTACCCTTGCCATGCATGgtttattttcttttggattttcccATCATGTGCGTTTCACATTTGTTGTACGATTTTCAGTAAAGCAAAAAACTTTTGCAACATATACTCGACTATGTGAAgtcgtttttcttttcttctttttttgttagaAATCAATAAAATTTGAGGTTTAGataataatttttcttcattGCACAGTATACGGCTACCATTTTATTCTTCAATACATCAAAGCAAAGACAAAATACAATCAA
This portion of the Papaver somniferum cultivar HN1 chromosome 11, ASM357369v1, whole genome shotgun sequence genome encodes:
- the LOC113320537 gene encoding FACT complex subunit SSRP1-like — protein: MTDGKEYNNILLGGRGGTKSGQLRVNPGGIAWKKQGGGKLIEFHKSDIVGLTWMKIPRTYQLGIRSKDGAFYKFTGFRDQDVSNLTTYIQTSIGLTPVEKQLSVSGKNWGDIELDGSMLTFKVGSKQGFEVSLADVSLIQMQGKNDVMLQFHEDDNVVANEKDSLVDMSFHIPDSNVQYVGDENRPPAQVFRDRIMSMGDLGPGEEPVVTFEGISILTPRGRYNVELHASFLRLQAQANDFKIQYSSIWRLFLLPKSNQPHTFVVVTLDTPIRKGQTLYPHVVLQLETESVVESTLSLGEDALKTKYQGKLEPSYKGLIHEVFTKILRGLSGGSIKITRPGSFRSCQDGYAVKSSLKAEDGVLYPLEKGFFFLPKPPTLILHDEIEFVEFEMHAAAGTSMQYFDLLVKLKNEQEHLFCNIQRNEYHNLSEYITSKGLKIMKQGNSRAMKDAERFKNEIDESDDETDDDFKIDRESDGGSPTDDSGGEESDASLSGDVKQKPAKKESRKEASTSKPASSKRKSTKDGVEDGGRKKKAKKKRDPNAPKKATSSFMFFSNAERENIKKSNPGISFTDIARTLGEHWKKMTAEEKEPYEAMAAADRERYQKAMAAYKGDVPASIVGSDSE